Proteins co-encoded in one bacterium genomic window:
- a CDS encoding phosphoketolase family protein, with the protein MREKKAPLSESELKKIDAYWRAANYLSVGQIYLYDNPLLREPLQPEHIKPRLLGHWGTTPGLNFIYVHLNRIIKKRNLSMIYIAGPGHGGPALVANVFLEGTYSEYYPDISNDSEGLKKLFKQFSFPGGIPSHVAPETPGSIHEGGELGYALAHAFGAVLDNPDLIACCVVGDGEAETGPLATSWHSNKFLNPVTDGVVLPILHLNGYKIANPTVLARLSDKELNQLFSGYGYKPHFISGSDPASMHQKMAGLLDKVFDEIREIKRKAQQNLDHPQRPAWPMIVLRTPKGWTGPKEVNGKQVEDSWRSHQVPLTDPKNKPEQLQALQAWLMSYQPDQLFDQEGRFKAELAELAPKGTLRMGDNPHANGGILLKELRMPDFRDYAVPVGKPGQTDAESTRVLGQFLADVMKLNLPNKNFRVFGPDETSSNRLDALFKVTDRTWMAELKPTDEGLSGYGRVMEVLSEHLCQGWLEGYLLTGRHGFFSCYEAFIHIIDSMFNQHAKWLKVTDSEIPWRRPIASLNYLLTSHVWRQDHNGFSHQDPGFIDHVVNKKADVVRIYLPPDANTLLSVTDRCLRSRNHINVIVAGKQPAPQFLSMEDAIKHCSTGIGIWEWAGNDKGHEPDVVMACA; encoded by the coding sequence ATGAGAGAGAAAAAAGCGCCGTTGTCCGAATCGGAGCTGAAAAAAATCGACGCCTACTGGCGGGCGGCCAATTATCTTTCCGTCGGCCAGATCTACCTGTACGACAATCCGCTGTTGCGCGAACCGCTGCAACCGGAACACATCAAACCGAGGCTTCTCGGCCATTGGGGCACCACGCCGGGGCTCAATTTCATCTATGTGCATTTGAACCGCATCATCAAAAAGCGCAACCTGAGCATGATCTACATCGCCGGTCCAGGGCACGGCGGTCCGGCCTTGGTGGCCAACGTTTTTCTCGAAGGCACCTATAGCGAATATTATCCCGACATCTCCAACGACAGTGAAGGGCTTAAAAAGCTGTTCAAGCAGTTCTCTTTTCCCGGCGGCATCCCCAGCCATGTGGCGCCGGAGACGCCCGGCTCGATACACGAAGGCGGAGAGTTGGGTTACGCCCTGGCCCATGCCTTTGGCGCCGTGTTGGACAATCCGGATCTAATCGCCTGTTGTGTGGTGGGCGACGGCGAGGCGGAGACCGGCCCCCTGGCCACCAGTTGGCATTCGAATAAATTTCTCAATCCGGTCACCGACGGCGTGGTGCTGCCCATCCTTCATCTCAATGGCTATAAAATCGCCAATCCTACGGTGCTGGCCCGTCTGAGTGATAAGGAGCTGAATCAACTGTTCAGCGGCTACGGGTATAAACCCCATTTCATCTCCGGTTCGGACCCGGCATCGATGCATCAGAAAATGGCCGGTCTGCTGGACAAAGTGTTCGATGAGATCCGTGAGATTAAAAGAAAAGCGCAACAAAACCTCGATCATCCGCAGCGGCCGGCCTGGCCCATGATCGTGCTGCGCACCCCCAAAGGCTGGACCGGCCCCAAGGAGGTGAACGGAAAACAGGTTGAGGATTCCTGGCGCTCCCACCAGGTGCCGTTGACCGATCCGAAAAACAAACCGGAACAATTACAGGCGTTGCAGGCCTGGCTGATGAGCTATCAGCCGGATCAGCTGTTCGACCAAGAGGGACGCTTCAAAGCGGAACTGGCCGAACTGGCGCCGAAAGGGACGCTGCGCATGGGTGATAATCCCCACGCCAACGGCGGCATCCTGCTCAAAGAGCTGCGTATGCCCGATTTTCGCGATTATGCGGTACCGGTCGGTAAACCCGGACAGACCGATGCGGAATCCACGCGCGTGCTGGGTCAATTTCTCGCGGATGTCATGAAACTCAATCTGCCGAATAAAAATTTCCGCGTCTTTGGTCCTGACGAAACCTCCTCCAACCGCCTGGACGCGTTGTTCAAGGTCACCGACCGAACCTGGATGGCGGAGCTCAAGCCGACGGACGAAGGGTTGTCCGGTTATGGCAGGGTGATGGAGGTGTTGAGCGAACATCTGTGCCAGGGATGGCTGGAGGGCTATCTGCTCACCGGCCGGCACGGCTTTTTCAGCTGCTATGAGGCGTTCATCCATATCATTGATTCCATGTTCAACCAACACGCCAAGTGGCTCAAGGTCACGGACAGCGAAATTCCTTGGCGCCGCCCCATCGCTTCGCTCAACTATCTGCTCACCTCCCATGTATGGCGGCAGGACCATAACGGCTTCAGCCATCAGGACCCCGGATTCATCGATCATGTGGTGAACAAAAAAGCCGACGTGGTGCGCATCTATCTGCCGCCGGACGCCAACACCCTGCTTTCGGTGACCGACCGTTGTCTGCGCAGCCGCAACCACATCAACGTGATCGTGGCAGGCAAACAACCGGCGCCGCAATTTCTCAGCATGGAGGATGCCATCAAACACTGCTCCACGGGCATCGGCATTTGGGAATGGGCCGGCAACGACAAAGGCCATGAACCGGACGTGGTGATGGCCTGCGC